Genomic segment of Paenibacillus polymyxa:
AGAAAAAACCGGAACTGCAGGAGGCTGTCGTCAAACTTACACGGGATCATGATCTGCTCCGAATCATTGTAAAAGAGCTCAAAGCCATGATCCGTGAAGAAGGGCTTACGCCTGAAGTTCTTCAGCAGTTCCACGCGCTTCTGGTTGTCAATGCCATCCATAGTCGGGAAGAAGAACGTTTGTTGTTTGAGGAACCGTCATGATCAAGATGTGGCATAACGATTCACTTTCTCTATAAAAACGTACCGAAGAAATAGTCCAACGCCTCCTGCGAGTATCCGTCATCTCCTTGCCAAGCTGCTACGGAATAAAAGTCATGATTGCCGTGCTGTCGTTTACGAGGCGTGTCCTGTGGAACCAGCAGTCCGGCATATCCCCACACCTCCATGACTACATCACGCTCGTTTTTGCTGGATGGAAACACATCCTTCCAGCGCTTTTCCAATTGACGTGCACTGCTTTGAGCATCACAGTTCTGAACAGCTTCGAGCATGTTATGAAGTATAGTCAGATCCTCATCGGAAATCTGAACAGCCTCTTCTTGACTGAACAATTCAAGGTCCATCCAGCAATACAGAAGGTGGTTCAGACGAATACCGCCCCATTTGATTCGTTCAAAATTCAGTACATTCAAATCTTCATTGACATATTCCTTATCAGACATCAATTTATTAAAATTACAATCCCCACAGCTACTGTAATTGGGCAAGACGACAGGCCGCTCCCCATAGGTGTGCAAAGGAAGCCCTGCGGTTAATGCCCAGCTCGATAAGGCGCTTCGTAAATGAACCTTTTTCGTGGAAAGACTGTGCAAAAACGCTACTGCCACTCGCTCTTTTGTAGCCTTTTGCTGGTGCAGCTCATGCAGCCTGTTTATAATCTCGTTATGTGTAATGGTGATCGGATCGAACATCAAGCCCTTACTTTTGGCATATTCAAAATCCTCACCCGAAAAAGATCCCCGCTCCTGCTTCCAGCCGCTAGAGGACCAGAATGTGTTCATCAGTATTTTTTTCGCCTTTTTATCCACAACACATCTCCCTTACTCATCCAACACCCTCACCTCCAGCACAAAGAGCAGGGTTGTCATGTATTTTATGTAAGATCACTACTCATCTTTATACTTAAAAGCAATGGCCGTATTTCCCGACCGGGGGTCAAAATAAGAAGAGATTTTCCCCCAGTTCAGTTCATATTCCATATAGGGGTAAGGCTTTGTTTGACGATAGCTTGGCTTTACGGACAAATGTTGCTGTAACAAACGATCATGCTCCCTTTGTCGCTTTCTCTCTCCTTCCTCAGACCAATTATCCCACGAAGTTGGAAATTCATCTCCCTGGAGCGAAATCTCCACGACAATTAGGTTTGTATCCTTAAAGCATACAGACACAAAAAAATGCCGACACAGCAAAGAAACCTGATCGAAATGATACCAGATGTAGTCATTCCCTAGCTTTCTTACAGAATGAAAATATTTCGAATACCAAGTGGTCTCTAACAACTGATCTTCCGTTAAAGATGAGTAGATAGCACGCTCACCATCGACCTGAATGATTCCCGATTCCCAGTCATTCATTGCTGTCACTCCTTCAGCTATTATGCCAATCTCCTACAGTTACTCTCTGTCCTCATTTGTCCACATGATTGAAAATGGCCTGCCAGCAATATGATCACAGATATGAACATAAGCATTGCATTGATTACTTTGTATTTAGCAAGCCCTCGCTGAAATACGCGAGTTCCCGCATATTGCTAAAACATTCATATCTTTTCACTCCATTTTCGATAGCTTCTAAACTACGAGTATATTGGGTTGCCATGCTCTACAAAACGATCGGTTCCAGACTGCTCTCTAAATGAGCCTATTAGTAAAAATCAAAGTACCCCCGCCAGACTCCTTCATTCTGATGCTTGGCAAAATAAAAGCTACCTCCATCCACAATATTCAATTGGGCTTTGGCATCTGAGGCAATCTGAAATACAAATTCATAGCCCTCGCCAAAGTCGATGCCTGGTTGAATAAAGCTGGGATAGCCACCGATTTTGTGAACCGCATATATTTCCTCTACGATGTCCTCAAAATAGTCGGGTTCCTCCTCGTCCATCTGGTTGAGAACATCGCCGTATTCCTCAGGGATATCTTCACCGTCCCAGACCGGATAATCATTCTCTTTAAGTTCGGGGAACAGCGGAAATGCTTTGATTTGCATAAATGCCGGATCAAAATTTTTTTCAACCAAATCCTCTACCGACGTATACTCACGAATACACATATATCCTTCCATGTCCTCATGATCCAGTACATCGGGAGACAGGAAGACCGTCAACAGCTTGACACTGTGCATAGCTTCAGGGACAAAGGGCAAGGCAGGCAAATACAATTGCATGATCGGAGCCATAACATTCCCCTGTACATCAATGGGTTGTTCCTCCGTTGGCAAAGCCACTGTAACTCTACCAATCCAGCTCTGTTCAAGGGAACCCGACGGTCTGCGACCCCCTGTATGAAAAATAGTAGCTTTACGTTTTAGAATCGTTCTTAGCTTCTCAATAGAGTTGCTGGACAATGAAATCACTCCTTTCTAATCTAGAATAGAAACGCAACAACATCCTCGCCTGCTTTAAATCCAAACTCACTTAATCGATCTTCCATCTCTTGAATCTGATGTAGATAATCTTCCGGCATAGCTGGCAGACCCTGTTCATTCACTAATGTCCCGCCGAGTCTGGCGCGCGCATATTCGGCACTTTTCCACATTGCCTCAAACACAGTTTGCGGCTGCACGGTCCGTACCCCATCCATACTGAAAATCAAATCTGCAAAGCGATCCTCCGCGAGTGTACTCAACCCAAAAAAGCCAGGCTCGGTTCCCGTATGTACGCTAAATAGTTCATCATAGCCTCCCGGCCCGTGATGGTGTGCATGGAAAATATCCATATCTCCCCACTCCATTCCGAGGCTCAGCATGACATCCCAGATATCCGCTCCACGGTAAGATTGGCCTTGATCCGCCACCAGCCTAAGCATCACAGCGTGTTCCCTTTCACCTTCCTGATCTGTAAATGCTTTAAGTTTTTCCGCTTTTGTACGTACATGGGCAGCATCCTCCCGAGGAAGCACATGAACGGTGCCCTTCTCCTGAAAACGCGCTGGCAGTGTGTTCATAAAGTCTGCTGAATTCCACATCAATCAGCCAATAAATATTAGCATCAGGCTCCACTTGATGGATTCCTTTTATGGTCTTCACAGGCTCATATTCCAACTCCACGGCAAGGATGCTAGATACATCCTCACTCCCATGTTCAGGTAAATTCATGAATCTCTCTCCTAACTAGCTGTTTTCACTTTACAGTTTCCTATAATTCTCAATCTATATTAAACTATAAATCACCAAGCACAAAATAGTATAAAAACGGTGCTGGGTTGTTGAACATAACTTTTTAGAATTTCAAAGCTTCGAAAGGGGAGAAATCATGATGCAAAAACTTTGGCAAAAAGGGAAAGCTCTGTCTCTGCCTATTATGGTGTCCGCATCGCTGATATCTGGAGCGCTGTCTGTAAGTACACCTGCGGCGAATGCGGCTGCAACCAAGGAATTGCTTCAGCTATCTGGTCAGACGACTTACTATGGAGAGGTTGAGAATGGGCAGCCCAACGGACGTGGTACGATCAAATGGAGCGAATATAAGCAATATTCGGGTGATTTTGTGAATGGCAAGCGTTCAGGTACTGGAAAATATATAAATCAATACACGGATGCAGATGGACAAAATCATAAAATCGTATACAACGGCACATGGAACAATGACACGATGAGCGGCAAGGGTACGCAGACTGAAAAAGTGACACAAATGGACGGAACCGTACGTTCGAACGAGATTCAAGTAGGTACTTTTCAGAACAATGGATTACAGAACGGCTACCAAGTGATCCACGCTGTGGCCGATCCAGACTACAGCTTCACTTATAAAAATGGAAAAGAAGTGTTAAATATCTTGCACAGTAATCAAGATCTGGTCCAAAGGTGGCAAAAAGGAGAGCTCTTCTCCGTAAATTATAAAAATGGCTCTGTCCAAAAGGAATACTCCATGTTCCCTGAAGAGACTGCTACCAAAGAACGTCAAAGACAAGCGTCCATCAAGTATTTCAAAGGAATTACCGCCAAGGTCACTCCTCACTTGCAGCAGTTTGAAAAGCTGTCCAAGCAGATTCCGCTAAAATAATTAATACGACGCGAAACATGCATTAGCCTCTACGCAAGAAGGCCTCTCTTTCTAATGGAAAGCTCCATTTGAAAAGAGGGGCTTTTTTCGTTTCGTTATGAATGACATATAAGAACTTCGGATCATAACACCTCCTACTATTCTCCCTTATGCACCCTCATGAACTCATACAAATGACTTATTTTTCACTTAAATCCCCTCCTTTTTTTGCTAACCCACACTAGATTCACTAAAATATAAGTAATTATTTTAATCATCCGAGGTGGACATCATGGCTAAAATTATGGTTCCTCCTGAGAAACTAGAGGCGGTTTCCAGGCAGTTCGCACAGGCACGTGAGCTGGGGGCACAAATTTGCGGACAACTGTCACAGCATATTCAGATGTTGGAAAATAGCTGGGCAGGAACAACACAGCAGCGCTTTTATCAGGATTTTCATAAAGCTCGTGGACAAATGGATGCTTTCACTCAAACTGTCGGTTCTGTCAGCACAGAGCTGCGTTCCATTGCAGTAAAATTCAAGGAAACAGATACCCAAGCAGACACGGGTATTAATAAAGGAGATCACAGCGGACAGATCGGCAGCAGTGAAGGGACAACTTCCGGGAAAAAAGGACCCGATCCAGCAGATATAGCCATTAACAGCATTTCAGAAGCCAATAAATGGCGCGGGCAACTGGGATTTGCCGGAACAGCTATCTATAGCGGTCTGGCTTCCACACTTGTGCTCACCAAAACAGTAGAATTCAAGAAAAGTCTGAAGAATCCCACTCGAGCGGTTATACATAATGCGGCATGGGTGAAAGGCAAGGGCAACAATGCTTTTATGCGTAATTTAGGCAAAAGCCTAAACCGCCAATTCGCCAAACCCGGTATTGTGATGAAGGGGTTAAAGGGCTTTGATCGATTAGCTGGAAAGCTTCAAATGGGTAAGCTCGGCCTCGGATTCAATAAAGCCAACAGCTTTCCTCAGTGGACGCGGAACGTCATCGCCGGGGTGGAAAAAGGCCGATATGGCATAGCCACCCGCCAAATTCCTGGCATGATTGCCAAAAAGCTGTACC
This window contains:
- a CDS encoding DUF1963 domain-containing protein, yielding MSSNSIEKLRTILKRKATIFHTGGRRPSGSLEQSWIGRVTVALPTEEQPIDVQGNVMAPIMQLYLPALPFVPEAMHSVKLLTVFLSPDVLDHEDMEGYMCIREYTSVEDLVEKNFDPAFMQIKAFPLFPELKENDYPVWDGEDIPEEYGDVLNQMDEEEPDYFEDIVEEIYAVHKIGGYPSFIQPGIDFGEGYEFVFQIASDAKAQLNIVDGGSFYFAKHQNEGVWRGYFDFY
- a CDS encoding WXG100 family type VII secretion target; the protein is MAKIMVPPEKLEAVSRQFAQARELGAQICGQLSQHIQMLENSWAGTTQQRFYQDFHKARGQMDAFTQTVGSVSTELRSIAVKFKETDTQADTGINKGDHSGQIGSSEGTTSGKKGPDPADIAINSISEANKWRGQLGFAGTAIYSGLASTLVLTKTVEFKKSLKNPTRAVIHNAAWVKGKGNNAFMRNLGKSLNRQFAKPGIVMKGLKGFDRLAGKLQMGKLGLGFNKANSFPQWTRNVIAGVEKGRYGIATRQIPGMIAKKLYPINATMNIVGEGISLAGKWKSGKLTGTDVAVSASNVAIKTAATYGGAVALGAVGGAIGGPVGAAVGAYVGGTVGSWAGGKVAKFAEKGIRWASKLFK
- a CDS encoding cell division protein ZipA C-terminal FtsZ-binding domain-containing protein — its product is MWNSADFMNTLPARFQEKGTVHVLPREDAAHVRTKAEKLKAFTDQEGEREHAVMLRLVADQGQSYRGADIWDVMLSLGMEWGDMDIFHAHHHGPGGYDELFSVHTGTEPGFFGLSTLAEDRFADLIFSMDGVRTVQPQTVFEAMWKSAEYARARLGGTLVNEQGLPAMPEDYLHQIQEMEDRLSEFGFKAGEDVVAFLF